AACCAGACGCGCCTGGGAGCTTTTTGTACTCTTTGAGGAGTTACAAGTGAGTTTTGGAATAACTTTGTTGGATTTCTCTGTCTCTACTCCAAGTAAGTATCATATGGCAAGTTTAATATCTGAAAAAGGTAAATGAGATATGCTTTCTCTTTTCACTCTCTATCTACGAATAgcctagttattttatttatttatttttgctgcgaGGCAGATAAAAATGTGAACTCAGCAGATGATGCAAATGTCTGCTCTCAGAGACAGTTACGCGTGGCAGTGTCCGACAGAAGAGTCCGAGGAAAAGTGAGGGGGGtgggcaataataataatgataataaaataaaatcttgacaCATTTTTAACCTCTAATTAATGTCTTACTCGAATGAGTTTAGTGCTGCATACATTTGAAGATATAAATCAGACTTTTTCAAAGGGTTTTCATTTTGCGCGTCTGCATAGGTGCCACCCCGTTCCCAAAAGGTGTCAAACTTCAGCGTTTGCCCCAATTTACGCTAATACCTCCCCCACTTTTCCACATAGACTAAACTCTCACAAGAATATGATAACATGTACCTAACAAAAAGGGCATAGTTTCATACTGTGTTTTGTGTAGGTGCTGTTGTAACAGCCCGTTCTGGTTTATTGTAAATTCAGATTGATAGCAGTCAAACATTCCTGGCCCTTCTGGCCGGCTCCCAAAAAACACGCCTCGGAATAATGTATTTCCATCCAGAACAGACTCAGGTCTACACAACAACCGTCTTATTAAAGTTTTCTGATGCTGTTTATATTCTGAAGTTTAACTTACATTGCTGTGGAGGTGGAGGTGTGTTTATTCCGCTGTGGGGGGTGAACATGACAATCAAGGGCaaagttattttcatttcattattagACTGAGTCATGATGTGGTTACCCTGTTATGTAGTTTTAGTGAGATTACAAATGAAACCACAGTTAAGCTACCTGATGACTGTACATCTGTTTCTTAAAGAATATTAATATTACAGAAATCAAGTATATTCAAAGTAATTCAGTTGTTTTAAACAAATAAGATTCTTTATATCAAAATgcattattagatttattttgtattatataggtgtgtgtgtatatatatatatatatagagagagagagagagagagagagagagagagagagagagactgatatTATTTGTTTGCCAAAAACATTCAAGGTGTGGTTCAACTAACATTTAAAGAGTGCAATAGATGCATCATGAAAGTAGAaatacagtggaaaaaaaaaatactttgttttagGCTTCAAAAAGGAAGACTTAACAAATTTAGTGCCAAGGTTTTAATATATCCGTGGCTGGTCTGCTGCACTAGAGACAGAGACAGGAAAGCCTCTCCTTTACAAAAAAACACCCATGGCTCCCCATCACCTCCCAGGTCAGGAATGGGTGCAGCTGTGCCATGCAGAAGAGCTGGGATGCCAGTGCTGGTTCCTGCCCTTCCTGCTGGGTGTCAGAGCTGCTGAAGCGAGATATCAAAGTCCAAAATGTGTTCAGTGGCCTTCAATTTGCGGCAGTGGTGCTCTCTGAATAAATAAGTGGAATGGGCATGGCTGGGAGGTTCTGTGATTCGATTGAGTGCTTGGCTGTGCTCTATTGTGTGCTATTTTAACGGCCACCCAGTCAACAGTATAAATAACACACACTATTTTGATATATGTGATATTTTGAGGTTTGTTGCTTTGAATGTGTGAGAAGATGCAGATGTCAGAAGAGTTTAGTTCAGCTGCAGTATGAGGTTTACTGATTTCTAAGCTGTGTATTATCTTCGTATGATAATGATTTGTTGTGTCGTTGGTGTCAAGCTGTTATCTGCCGATTGTTTTATGTCCTCACTGGAGTTCACGGCGCCTAGTCTGGTCAGCTTCAAAGACAAAGTTTTGACAATGTGCAGTGTGCATTGTGGTTAGAACTTTGTGATAACTTGCTTACTTGTAGTAGGGTGAAAATATTTCCAAGTTTAactgaccaataaaaaaaataataaataataataataataataaaaaagcccataagattttattttattttattttattttaactttttctgaaatatatatatatatatatatatatatatatatatatatatatatatatatatatatatatatatatatatatataaagatataatgttttaaaactttaaatcagCATAAGTTAAAAAGAACACCAAGTAACATGATATATAAAGTCAGtgctataaaataatattcattttaatatacatttttattacagtaataaaaaatgGCATTGTTGTAGAGAATAGTGAGGTTTATTGTTTATgggtttttttatgaaaatgatgGTACAATGAAGtctaccttatatatatatatatatacatatatatatatatatatatatatatatatatatatatatatatatatatatatatttatttatttatttatttatttattttttacttgttatGTAACAATACATACAAAtctttcaataaatatatttaataaatacattcaaaatacagTTTCAACCTTCTTTTGGAAATATTACCTGTTcttgaaaaaaaatgtgaataataatttGTCCTTTATttggatgcattaaaatgttgcCTTATGTCTCACTTGGCTTGTTTAACTGATACAAGATGTTAAGTTAAAACATATGGGCTGTTACAATATTTGCAGTATGCAGCCCATATGCATTTCAAGACACATTCATACACAACTGTGATCACAACCGGCCTCATGTGTATGAGGGAAACGTGGGTTTAATAGTTCGGACTAGAGCATAAAATCACCCCTTGGCTTCTTCCTCAAGTTTTCTTACATTGATGTCAATGAAcactttatttaaatcatttgccATCGAGTTCATCAAACGCGATCACATTCGTTTTCATATGTCCAGCATCTGGTGCCTATTTATCTTTAAATTACTTGATTAACCCTATTAAAACATGAGTAGTCAAGAATACAGGCCTGATTGTTACTGATAGTTAGCATGTTGTAATACTCTCAGTTATGAGTCACAAATTAAACAATGAAGTCAGCTTAATAACATCGCTTTCAGGTCTGAAGTTGGGCGTTCAGCAGAACAGTGAATGACACAGGAAGTCTCTCATCTCATTCTGTTTTTTAAGGTGTAGGAAGTCCAGAGAGTCACAGTTTTTAGTAATGTATAAGTTTTACCCTACTTGTAATATCCGTAAGAATGAAAACTGAGTAAACTGTTTTGAAATCCAAGAGTGAGTAAAATAACAGCACCACGTCAAGCGAGctaaaagtaactaaattacaATAACAAATGCAGCTGTTGCAGCGGTGAATCACTGAGTCGATTGCCAATTAGCAGTGTGTGTCAGCTATAAACTGACTTATACTACTTTTTAAAGACAGCTCCATGTTTTACGACACCAGAATTACATCATTTGTCAAGGAAACCCTgataagaaacataaaaaacaaaaaactctttctTCAATTCAATACAAATGAAATGTCTTTGAAGAATGCTTCCATTGCTCTTGAATGCTCAGCATGCATTGATAACACTAAGTTTGACGTCAGTGATGACAGGTGAACCAGTGATGTGTGATTGACGTCAGACCTGTTGTAATGCATCTTGACTGTCTGACGTTTGGTACGTTTCTCAAGCAAACTGTCATACGTCTCGGAATACAATATGTAAGGCATATGGACTTCATTCATGACactttaatactgttttttttttgtcatttttgaacttgaaaatatatatatatatatatatatatatggttattgttattattcttgTCCGGAGATTGAAAGTCATGTGGGGTTTGAATGTAGGTGGATATatggaattttcatttctggatgaactattgCTTTTATAGAGATAGATGGATACTTAACAGGTTTGGTTCTGAAGACTGGAAACATATAACATCAAAACTGAACCCTGTGAGCCACTCTGAGTAAAAACTGAGCAAATTTATGTCAGAGGGCTGCCATTTGGAAACCACTTGTATCTGAAAACCATGTACAATGAAGAATAATCTGGAGAAATAAGTAGGAAATCTATAGACCCCTGagtaatgggattttttttttttttatcctgtttgCTTCATCCAGCTGAGTTTGCTAACTGTTACACTCTGAGTTTCATTATGGTTTGGGCAGTCATCTTGTGGAAATCATTAGGGCTGATGATTGTTTTGCAAGACTATAGCTTCAATGGAATGTAAAACCATAAAGTGCAAAAACTCTTCTGTCATGACATTCCCAAAATTCAGGAAGATAGCGCCACCATgcactgttgaaaggattcaccAGAATGGTGTAAAACAATTTCCACACCCAGCTTTTAAGTTGATTGAACCATGAAGAGCTAGATGTAGATTTCATCTCCTTGACTTTCTTTAGAACTGCATGATTGTATGCTTGAATTGTGTGATATCTCGCTTCACACAGTTCAATGCTTGCCAAAGACATTTCTATTAAGCAAGTCATTGTGCTTTATATATAGTCACCTAACAGATGCGTCCTTTTATTTTTAGAAGTAAGACCAGAAACGGAATTAGATGCAGAAAGTGTAGCACTGAGAACTCTTTTCTTTCACCATGATACAAAACAAATTGTGAAGACCTGTAAATGGTGGCTCCTCATTAGATTTCTGATGGTGCCAGACTTACCAGTATGATGAGGGTCCACAAAAGGATGTAAAAAGCAATCAGGGATGTTACAATGAAGACTTAAGAAGAAACAGGACATCCAGAGTTCTTCTTTGCCCATGTGGAACTGACTCTACAGACCTacgcccctttcacactgccagtgattacccggaatatgtgtgtgctttcacacacaacccataaaggtcccgtaaagacacgtgacatcaggatgttaCGTGTAAAGTACAAGTTGAAAACACTAGGCACGAtaactttcactgaagctagTGAACAAACTCAGTGTCAGAGCAGAAAGTgaagaactaactgatctctgctccattttttttttttgttattgttacaaacactgatctgccttcaaaacacctggtaaaagagttgcgcgataatGTGTGTTATCACTACGACTCACCCTTTTTACgacattagttctggcttttgttcacacagtgctcgttccggtactgaacccggcaatgttactaggtccccaacccgggatcGATCCCGGAATACATCTCGGGATGtctttgcgttcacacagaaggcgacccggcaatgttcctgTAATTTTCcaggtccaacgtgcagtgtgaaagggactCTAGAGAGTACAGTTTTTGGCGTACCAACCACACTCTCTTTATGTGGTTTCTTAAGTTCAAGAGGGGCAGCTGCCTTCTTTGGATTGGAGCCTTCTTGGGCTTCATTTTTGTGGTGCAGTGTGCCACCAGACTAACCAACCACATGCCCTCAATTCTTTAGTGGAGTGCTGCCACCAGGAGAATTTACTTTGGCATCGCTGTAGACCAGGGGTgaccagtcctgctcctggagggccaccttCGTGCAGAGTTTAGCCCCATCCTGCACATCCAACACACTTTCCTGGGAGTTTCTACTGATAAACTTGATTAGCTGGTCCAGATTTAGTTAAGGTTGAGGCTAAATTCTGCAAGACTGTGGTTGTAAAGGAGCAGAAATGGACACCTCTGGTTGGCACATGGGAGATATTTCAAGAGAAAGAAGTGTTACTGCTTTAAGACACCGATCTACTGACAGTAAAATGCAAGTGCAAGACCTGCAGCAATATACTGTTAGTGAACATCCCAGTTTCATACATGCACTTTCCTCTCAATCGTTACATCTCTACTTTAGACTATAATAAAGGTCTCCAGTGTGTTCGTTTTGACCTCAACAGACTGAACAGAAGAAACGAACAAGAGAAGATTTCCACGTCGAAGAAGGCGGAGCTCCGGAGCCACACCTACCTATTAGTTAATCGTCACAAACCACTGGTAGACTGAAGGTGTTTACCAGCCAGACTGAACTTTTCTGGAAACTTTCAAATGCCCTAAACAAATTCCAAATGAACTTTGTTTTGGCCTTATTTGAAATGCTGCCCAACCGGTTTGTTTGTCAGTTTTGTCTGGTGCATATCGAGGGCTTTATGCTGAAGAATGGCTCTTGCATATTCTGGTGCAGTTGTCTCTGCTGGAAACTAGACCTTACAGTGGTTCTAGTTCCATTTTTCGCTGACTTCTGTTGGAACCACGTTGTTAGGGGTACTAAGTAAATGGACATTTAACGTGTTGGTTGGCTTCAGGTTTAGGTGTAATAAGCCGGTTACTAGAAGTGAGCTAGGATATGTTTTCTCTGTAACACTTTCCTTGAGggatcaattctcactattaattagttgCTTGTTAGCATGactattaataacatattggctgtttattagtacttataaagcacaaatTCTGCACGACCATAtcctacatccctaatcctacccaggATTTGCCCCAGGGAccaaataaagttgcaattttcaGACCGAAACAAACAACTTCACAAAACGTGTTTAAGAGTGAtatgatattttagattttggaTGTAGAATTGTGGATTCTAACAAATGTATAATGACAGAATGCATACAATTCTATGTGAATTTtcaatcaatatttttgcatgtaATCTATATGACACATTGTTGTGTAATATATATTCAATGCACTATAATCctcaaaatgtttttgaacaggaAAACGCAAAACATAATTATTCCTGGATTGTTAACAGCTTGCAGATGCCTACCTTATTATGGGCATAAATTAGCATCATTTTGGTCTGAATCACATTGGAGTATTGCCTTTGCACCAATGTGAACAATTTATTCTTTGTAACAATACAGTTCCATTGCTTTTTTGACAGGATTGGTGCAGAACAATGCCTGCATTGTATTCTCAGACAGGCAGGAGACCAATACTGAAATGGACCTCTTAagcaaaactgtttaaaataaatatttactatcACAAAATGTTTCCTTGAGTAACGGTCTTGCACTGTGGTTTAAGCAGGGGATGCTGTGAAGATACAAAGCTATCAAATGCACCCAGCCAAGGCCTGTCTGGAATTTCCTTTCCACTGTCATTGTCCACTGAGGATGGGTGCTACGATACTGCTGAAACTGTGGCTTTAAGCATTGCTTCAAATGAGACAGGAAGTTCATAGACATTTCTGCACAGACCACTCTTGTGCATTGCCTTTAGTTTAGAGACATCAGGGGCCTGAGGCCATGTGATAAAACACATTGACACACAATGACaggatctgtctgtctgtatcccAACACTATGGACCAGTGTTTGGTGATGATAGGTTTGGAAGCACACAATAACTGTGGAAAGGTCATCCACTCTCGCTTGGCATTTGAATTCTAAACAATTGATAGCATGCTGAGCCTGAGATAGCTACATGTGAGCAGAAAAGTGTTTTGAAGTTTTAGTAATggttaaaataaactgttgtactgaaaaaggtttgtttatttatttatttatttatttatttatttattcagtgtagcCAGGTGTTCAAACTAAAGTTATTGTTTTGACACTTTATTCATACTTGAATGGTGCGTTTGAATTATTTTTGAAGATTGAAAACTAAAGTCCTAATTCACTTCAATTGCTGGGAAAAGAGCAACCACTAGATTATGCAAAATGTATTCTttggtaaatgatgacaacattttcaaaagtGAAGTATTAATGTTGAATTAAATTTCTGATaactttatgaatttaatttaacaacAAATGGATATtggatattatataaaatattagaaaacaaaTCTTACCACAGtgattattgattttatttttaataaataaatacaatatttgaaaaacaatgaaactctGCTGAGCTGTAGTGATTACTTTCATACATTTGTCTTTCCTGGTCAACTGGAAATGCAGTAAAGTGCTAATAAAACAGAACCAGATGGAAATTGCATGCTATAAAGGCAAGATTTTTTGCCTGTGACACATCTTACTGGGTTCTGGACATACTTTTGAATTAAACGATAATCCTTGTTGTTCACAATACAGACAatgtggttgcactttattttacagtatgtgcactTAACTGTACTTACCTAAGAAAATACTGGATAATATATGGTAACTACATGTGTTAGGATTAGGTTTCAAGTATATTTACGGTTATTACTTAGTTATTACCCAGTTGCTATATTAACTATAACATGTACAAATTATGAACATGTAGGACTGTATAATAAAGTGCTAGCCACATTGTTGTGGGGCTTATTAAAAGTTAATTCATGTGGATATGCCATGCACATTGTAAATACTCTTGTGCCTGTTCACAGATAATACATCAATGctttatttcagaataattcagtTATTGTGCTATCGGCcttaatgtgtgtgtgggtgacaTGTCTACCATCAATGCGAAATTACAAGCCATTAATTATGCAAAACGTTAAGCCATGTGTGACTTCCATTAGACGTCATGCAATATTGAAACCCTGACATGTTTTTCTGTAATCTTTTTCAGAAGCATAATCTTTCAGGATGGATGACGGACAATGCCACTACAATGAAACCATAGCCTTTTTCTACAATCGCAGTCAGAAGGATCTGGCCATGGACTGGAACCCCGTAAGCAAGCTAGTAATGGGACTTGGGATTACAGTGTGTATCTTTATTATGCTAGCTAACTTGCTTGTGATGGTGGCCATCTACATCAACCGCCGATTTCACTTCCCAATCTACTATCTCATGGCTAACCTAGCAGCCGCGGACTTCTTTGCCGGACTTGCCTATTTCTACTTGATGTTCAACACGGGACCCAATACGAGGAGACTAACGGTCAGCACGTGGTTGCTTCGCCAAGGCCTCATCGATACGAGCCTAACAGCCTCAGTTGCCAACTTGCTAGCTATAGCCATTGAGCGCCACATAACTGTGTTCCGCATGCAGCTCCATACCCGAATGAGCAATCGACGAGTAGTTGTAGTTATCGTCATCATCTGGACCATGTCTATCGTCATGGGAGCCATTCCTAGCGTGGGCTGGAATTGCATCTGTGCCATAGATACTTGCTCCAACATGGCTCCCCTATACAGCAACTCCTACTTGGGCTTCTGGGCGATCTTCAACCTGGTGACCTTCGTAGTCATGGTCGTTCTATATGCTCACATATTTATGTATGTACGTCAGCGAACCATGAGGATGTCCCGGCACAGCTCGGGTCAAAGGCGGAACAGGGACACTATGATGAGCTTGCTGAAAACAACTGTGATTGTATTGGGTAAGTTCTGCTTTCATTCAATGATTCAGCAGTAAAGTCTCTCACGCTTGAATGTTCAAACATTGGAGttggagtttagctccaacttgcacACATGCCTGGAAATTTATAATAAAGGCTCCAGAAAATAGTGAGGCTCCAGGAGCAGGTTTGAACACCCCTCGGCTCTAGCAGAGTGGTTTCCAACCAAATTCCTTGAGGCCCTCAACACTGCATGATTTTGCATGATTTCACAGTCAAACACATCTGAATCAGGTCTTTAGCTCATTAGTACATACTGAAATGGGTTGCATGCTAAATGTACAGTGTTGGGGGCTCCAGGAACAAATTTGGGAACGACTGCTCCAGTATATAGATCGGGGTAGCCAACCCTGCTTCTAGAGGGTCACTATCCTGCAGATTTCAGTTTCAGCCGTGCTCCAAAAAAACACTTGTCTGTTGTTTTCAAGTAATCCCAAACACCTTTATTAGCTGGTTCAGTGTTTGAtttgggttggagctaaactctgtggGACAGTATCCCGCAAGAAGCAGGGTTGTACACCCATAATACAGATGGCCTCAAagctaaaagacaaaaaaataaaaatcacaaatttgcaattataattttgagcctgtcctccaacaaaaaacgaccatataggttgtttgtgcaagcatttattacgacctatatttactttctaaatgaaaaataattacagtattgcgttgcgtctgtcgtcatgaaatgacgtataacgtcattaccaatcaaaccgcacgtttatttaaatgcaatgtgtgggcattttacaccgatctcacagtatttcctgcATATTTTACTATGTGGCTTATtcattcgaatgaccacacctaaccccacccctaaacctaaccctcacagaaatcatgctgcatttcgtgcacgtccgttccctgggatcgaacccacgatagcatgattacatatcaaggtataacgcaataatctacaaaCTGAACTACatgaaacgcaaaccagagggcaaatcagagagtacaaaacattaatatgaaaatgaccttttgccgataggggcgcaattgtagtatacgctctgatgggtcatatttcagggacttggacaaacgacctatacaagtgtattggttggaggacatgTTGCTAATTTTGTTGggtataaatagaaaaaaaaagtgcattattttgttattttgcgGCAAGCTATAAACTGAgtcatttgtttcttgttttacaTACTGTCTGatcaggggcgtagcaagcttttcaaaagtgtgggggatggatgtggtttgtatataaacaataaaaatcatgaatacattgacagaggggtacaaaatgcagggcttaaagttatCTGGCACTGTGCTggatttccggcttgcagcgtttggctggaaaaaataataatcctacattaaaaaaaaaaaaaaaaaaaaaaaaatcagaaaaggggagagaaaaaaaaaactcccacacACAGCTTTTtctctctggtggtataaataatgtaacaatttactgtttttaaacattaaaataatatacacttttctttcatagttcttcaacaggtatgcaaacaatagctgctgaacaatatcccaataatagcaattagcattagtctaaaaaacgaaatataatactgaaaacactcgacatgtcaacaaaacgataacaaaacatcttcccaaacacatatccctggaaaagggagatgtaaataagcataaccataagttcccgcctcctcagcacgagcgaCCGATAAtaccccaagagaggcgggacttaaggcagaacagccaatcatcagccggtcACACTCAAAGTCGGTGTCATGTTTGAGAGGGAGGGCggaggaggcagccgcggcgagcgTAGACACAGAAACGGAGGAGCGACTGTAGTAAgacgtttgtgcaaaactgcggaaaaactgcagaaaacgtgCGGGTGTCGAAtcctctcaccgggaaaagtgtgggtgttaaaatcCCCACATCCCCCAATGGTGCGACGCCCCTGTGTCTGATTAGGTACTACATTTGATGCGCAACAAACTTATTATTACAAAGCTGATTCTATAAACTATAGTTTTAAAGTGTAGTATGATTGTAATCCAGACATAATGCATCTGTCATGTTAGCTTTGTCATGTGACCTGTGACATCAGTTGTGTCACTCGCTGACGTTCACAAATCCTCTTCAGTGGGCTCATGGGAAAGTAAAGTGTTGATCAGATGCACACCCCAGCATTTTGACAGAAGCAGTGGGTCATCCAGGCACTTTGcacctactgttttatgaatactacAAATTCAGACATACTACTtattagggctgg
Above is a window of Carassius auratus strain Wakin chromosome 35, ASM336829v1, whole genome shotgun sequence DNA encoding:
- the LOC113054030 gene encoding lysophosphatidic acid receptor 1-A-like; protein product: MDDGQCHYNETIAFFYNRSQKDLAMDWNPVSKLVMGLGITVCIFIMLANLLVMVAIYINRRFHFPIYYLMANLAAADFFAGLAYFYLMFNTGPNTRRLTVSTWLLRQGLIDTSLTASVANLLAIAIERHITVFRMQLHTRMSNRRVVVVIVIIWTMSIVMGAIPSVGWNCICAIDTCSNMAPLYSNSYLGFWAIFNLVTFVVMVVLYAHIFMYVRQRTMRMSRHSSGQRRNRDTMMSLLKTTVIVLGAFIVCWTPGLVLLLLDVVCSNCNVLSYEKFFLLLAEFNSAMNPIIYFYRDKEMSVTFKQILCCQRQENVNGTAEGSDRSASSINHPVLSSTHHKDHSVV